ATGACAGTAACCATGgacactgatgatgatgatgttgttgATAATTCAGCGCCTTTgatagtttttcatgttttttgagTTTGGTTCTGAACAGAACAGTTGGATCCAACCAATTAGTGAGCCCCCTCTCAGcttctgaccaatcacattcaGTGTCTTTGAGTCAGTCAGAGACCCGCCCTTCAGTTGGTCATCTGTTCTGTCAGaacctctcttcttctttgGAAGTCTGCTGCTGACTCGAATACCTGACCCACCTGAGACGGTTGACGAGGCTTGGCAGAAGACTTTCTGTGTGTCGCCATGGAAACAGATAACACTGTAAACCGTAAGTTATTGCTGTAAACTGAACTGAAGCACATAATTTAAATGAGCAGATTTTTGGTTCTTGATTTTAAATCTGAACATTAAACGAATGCAACATGATACcagctttctgtttttactgATCCACTTCCTGTCTGCTGTCTGATTTCATGTGACAACATAAATCTGCTGCTCTCTGTGGCTCTGTCAATAAAGTTTGAAACACTGGTGTGACCTGTTTTATTGCAGCTTTAAACAGGAGGTAATGAAGACGATTATAGCCAATCACATTTGACATCTTAGGTGCAGAAAGTTGGTCTCGTGATCAttacaaactttatttataaaacctgtaaaaaacatcaaaaaagtTGATGTGAACCGAGAGTGAGGAAATCATCTGAATGCTATCCAGAATATCCAGACTACAGGGAGACCCCCCCTGTATTCTGGATAGTATAAGTCAAGCTGAGTCGGCTGGTGGGATTGggcactgtataaatataattgaatcgatgatgatgaaacgtgtTGGTGATTTTAATGTGTGTCGCGGTTTGGAGCTGATCTGTGGATGAACAGGAAGGTTTAACTTTCACTGGATGTGAGAAGTGAAGGAAAATCTGAGTGAGGCTTAGACTGAGTAGTCTTTAAACAGCCATTCAGCTGCTGTGCTGCGTAAACACCCTGCTGAATAAAGAAACTCAGTCACACAAATGTGTAAAGCAGCAGGTGATGGCGTCTGCAATCTTGGAGAAAGCTTTAGGTAGGTCCTTAAAATCAAAGCAAAAACATTGAGGATTCTTCAAGTCAGATCCAACAAATACTGTTTCATCCAATGAGAATCGTCTGCTCTGAAGGTTTGACTGGAACACTGCTGCCTCTTTTTACCGTTTAATGTGTTTCATTAATGTTCATGTTTCCTCCATTTGTCTCCTCCTGGACTCAAACAACAGGAGCAGCTCTGGGTTCAGAGGAGCTTCTCTGAAATCATTCAAATCTCTGAGGTAAAACTCAGTGAAGCCACTGCTTCAGCCCCTGATCATCTCCTCCAGCTGCAGGCCCTCCAGATTTTCACCAGAAAGTCAATACTTGCTGTGAGTGCTCCTCATCCTTCAGCTGAGCTCTCTGAGCAGCTCTCCGTCATCTCTGTGAGGGTCTCCCACTGTAGTTTCTTGAAGGGCATTCAAAGCTGttgtttggatgtttctgccttatGTTGTGTGCTCTGtcaggatgatcccacactgaaCTTTTACTCACAGGTCAAAGTTCAgaggtcaggtacaaggactggttTGAACACATGTCAAAAAAAGCCAAGGAAGAATTTTAAACTTTCAGAAAGCAGGAGAACTTTTGCTCAAGGGCACTTTTAAAATAACCAGAAGgtctgactcaagacttttgcacactacTGCGCAAACATCAGAATCAATAACTAATATACATCCCCATCAGTTTTCTCTTCTCCGCGCTCTTATTTTGACACACTTCACAGGAAATGAATATGTACATACGTATGCCGTCACTTCAGGCCCGTACCTTCGTCCCCACTTACCGCTGTTTCTGTCTCAGGTGATGGACGCTCAGAAGGTAAGAGTGTGATCAATCGGTGATCAATCGAGCAGTGAGTGAAAGTTAGGGGAGTGAGGGGGGGCGGACGTGGTGGAGGGAGAGGTGCAAGGAAATGGAAGCAGAGGAGGGGGGATTAGCTGCTAGCTGTTAGTGGTTAGCTTCTCTTTCTCTGGTGGACCGAGCTTCAGTGAGAACAAGAGCTGTGCATTATAACATACTAATCAGTCGGCGAGTACAGGTGGGGGTCACATGACCTTTAGCGTGTTCAGACTTTGGGGTCACAATGAACCCTccaagtttcaaaataaaacccgTACATCCGAAGTAATTTTCATTCCTGTTCAAATGTGCTTTACTGAGTTTCTAAAAACATACGCGTTACAAAAGCGTGAAATTACAGTTCAGTATCAGTGCACAGCCAACAAAATGTACATGTCAATCATTCAATCAATAGTCAGTCAGTTCATTCTTAGAGCATCATCATCTCAGGGCTACCAGGTGAAGCTTCGATCTGTGCTTTCACCTTTTATTTTGGTTCAGTGTGTCCAGACTTCCTGCCAGACTTCCGTTGAGTCTTTAACCAATGAGAGCGCCATCTGAAGGTCGGACAGCTGCAGTTCTAACAGGTGGAGTAGGCAGGTGTGTGCGGGCCAGAGACTGGCAGGATGGTGATGGTTGTATTCACCTCAGCTAGGATGCCAAGCCTTCTTTGGTCCATTATGGTCTGCGGAGGCTGATCCTGGTCGAGGTGTTTAACCCGCCTTCTGAGCCGATGCTCTCGTCTGATTGGTCTCTGTCAGGTGTGGAATCAGggaggaagatgaggaagaggagctcTGTGTGTCTCGCTGTCTCTGCTCTAACAGTTTTGTGATTACTTAGTGCTGCTTAAGGCTTCACCAACATGGAGGAAGGTGCTGtaaaaaatagtttattttttaaatgtttgtttgtaaaCAGGAAGCTCTGCGCAGGATTATCAGCACATTGGCCAGTAAGAACGAGGAGCTCCAAAACTTCCTGGAAGCAGTTGATCACACGCTGACGGGCCTGCAGGTCAGCTCATTAATCAGCTGAATTAACAAAGGGAAGGGCTTAGGTGGATGGGACAAGAGAAACTAAAGGAAAAATAACTAAAGTTAACTTTGCTAAATCAGGAGGAGTCATGCAAGGTGATGTCAGACTTGGAGGCAGAGTTGGAGAAGCTAAACTCTGCCCTGGAGGAGAAGGGGGCGGAGCTCCGTTACATAAtcaaagaagagaagcaaagaaagGAGGCGGAGCTTCAGGtagaaactttattttttaatgaattatttttatctggaacactttattttttagtatattatttagttttacatatttatttactcATTGTTTTTAACGTGATTTTTTCTACtttgcaaataaataatattttacatttaatgtatatacattcataaatattttttatatctATTCATTGGCAGCACtttatttgtttccattttttatttttgaagctATTGATTGCTTGACTGGGTTGTTTTCTGCATGGTGTTTCAGAAGCAGCTGTCAGAGGGCAAGTTTGCTCTGGTCTCTTGCGAGGAGCTTCTTGACTTTGCAAATCAAACACTTACGATCAACACTGAAGAAGAATTTCTCGCGGTGAGGCGTGATGAAGACAAGAAAGATGATGTCAtcagttcatttaaaaaaaactaaaaatgtttttttgttttgttttcaggcagcaaaacaaatcaaagaacGGTATGTCTGATTTGTTTAATGTGTAAAGCTGTgtaatgtgtgttttcattgtcatttcatttcatttgatgatatcagatgtttgtttttgtttgtttgtttacaatgTTTCtttttgatatcattgattctTCTGAAtcttttcaaactaacaaaCCACTTACTGAAGCTCTCCAATGATTTGCATACAAACTCCGCCCCAACCTTTCTAACCCCATCCCTAAATACTAACACCTAACCCACCCCACTCCATTGGGATCCGCCCCAACACTGTTACTAGGGTAACAATGGCGCCGGCGTTCCGCCTAACCACTCGCCCTGCGGTGTCAGACAACATGTCACAATTTACTGTGGACTTCAGTGCAGAGAGGGCGGGGCTTCAACGACTTCACTTTCTGCCAGGTCAGTTGACGCAAACAGTTCAGGTGGTTGTtctgtgaggtcagaggtcacatgtttttcttgtttctcaGTGCCGAGAGCTCCACAGATCGATGCCTCCAGTTGTGTAGTCCGTGACAACACCATCACGGTCACCTGGCGACCGCCCGGTGAGGCAGACAGTGGTGGCGATAGCAGCAGCAGACCAATCGAACGTTACGACCTAGAGTACCGAAAAACGGACCGTGACAGCACACTGAGAGTGGCAGGAGAGGCATGCTGGGAGAAAGTCTGTGACATTATCGAACCTCAGGTCACCATCTCAggtaaaaggtcagaggtcattatTGCATGGCTACAGCATCATTGAGTTTAAACCAATTTCTGCATTTCAGGTTTGAAGTTCGATTCGCGTTTCATTGCCATTCGAGTCCGAGCTAGAAACAAAGCGGCAGCTGGCGAGTTCTCAGAGCCTATCGCCATAGAAACAACAGGTGAGCACACGACGTGGAATATTTAACTGTGTTTGAGGGGCGGAGCCTCAGATAATGATGACGCCTTGttttccatgtttttgtctgcagCGTATAACTTCAGCTTCGACGCTTCAACAGCGCACGCTGAGCTCAAGGTTCAGGGTGACACGGTGACCTGGGAGCCTCAGGGGGTCAAAGGTCATGATCCTCGCCTGCGAGGCAAAGAGAACAAAAGCAGGTGAGGACAGCTGTTAGTGATGAGGCcgttgtgttttttaatacaCCTGAATGTATCTTAGAAGCACGGTAAAGTTCATCGCTCACAGTATTGTGAAATGCacaggcttttattgtgaaagagaAAGAACAGGAAGATGCACTTTTCTCACCTGTAGAGTGACACACCTGTGCTGGTCAGGTAACGACAGCAGGAGGTGCTCTTAATTCCCTGAAAAAGCTGGTTGGGCCACATcactttttttgctgatttttcgtATCTCCCTCTGTGACTGGACGCCGCCAAGCTGTACATCATCACTAACTGTTTGTCATTTTATCTCTGACCTCCTAAATAAACATGCTGGCCCTGCCGGAATGGGTCAGCTGATTCAAGAGAATTGTAGAGTCAGGAGGCCACACCTCCTCATTACACATTTACTGATCAGCTGACTCATTCAGAGGTGAGATCGTGATGAGATCACAGCGGCTACCTGTCTCACCAGTTCACACGTGCCTCAGTAAATAACCTTTAACCTTTTTATCCCTCCTCAGTCTCCGTGCTGCTTCCTCTCCAACTTGCTCAGGTAGAAACAATCATGGCTGAGTGGTTTCCTAGCAACCAATCACTCTCTCCATTTGCCATTTTCACATCACTGCTGACATCACATCAGCgtttaatttcctgttttaattaaaaagttcatgtttggttttatttcaaaataaaggcttAACATGTTTAAAGGAAATGATGTCGTAACATAAACTTTTCTTCCATCATGTaacaaatgaaatgtttttgtcacgCTCATCTTCCTCTCTGCTGCATCATGCTTTGGCACAACCTCATTGGCTGTTTCACCTTGCCGTTTCATTCCCGCTATGCTGTTGacatttattaacatttttttttgtgtttacctcAGCAGCCGGAGCGCCACGCCATCACCCAATAAAACGGCTGCAAGTCGAGGAGGACGCGATCGATTTGCTGGGGAGTCATACACAGTGCTGGGTAGTAATACTGCACTCTTATTGCAGTACTAATACTGTAGTAACACTAAAGTGAATGTCTTTAAGAtgtcagaatttaaaaaaaaaaaaaagttgatttaATAACAACTTGGATTTAATGATTTGACATtgaaattttattcattttttaaaataatttttaataatacaagttaaaataaaagatttctaattttaaaaattaaaaagaaattccTTCCTGGTCTCCTAGGTGACGAGGAGATGACTAATGGTTGTCACTACTGGGAGCTCCGCCCCCTGGCTGACTGGAAATCATTCAGTGTAGGGGTGGCCTATCGGGGCAGCCTGGGACGCTTTGACCAATTAGGGAAGGGCACCGGTTCGTGGTGTCTCCACGCCAGCCAATGGCTGCAGAGCTCTCTTGCCGCAAAGCACAACAACCGAGCAAAGACACTGGATTGGCCATTACCTCACCGAATCGGAATCTACTGTGACTATGACAACGGTCCGAAAAACAAAGAGTATTTTCAACTTCCTGGTTGCTCattgacagtgtgtttgttttgtttgtttgtttttgtttctgaattgacttcctgtttgtttcaggTGATTTGTTGTTTATTGATGTAGATCATCTTCGTCTTGTTCACGCCTTCAAAACAAAGTTCAGCCAGCCGCTTGTCCCCGCCTTCACCGTGAGTACTATAACAGTAACACTACAGTAATAGTACAGTAATACTGTACAGTCACGGTTAAGTAACGGTACactgacagtatcacagtactCTCAATATATTACAGGACATACTCTGCATGTATTAAAGTGCTAACTGCTGTAAAACTGTGCCTTAGGTTTGGTGTGGTGGTATCACCATAGCGACAGGTCTTCAGGTGCCGAGCTTTATGGGAAATTTCCTGACAACCAATCGGAGCCTCAGCAGCCTTTCCCCGTGATCGACTGATGAGTGGTTTTATTTTAAGTCATATCATTGCTGTTTGTAATTCTTAAAATCAATAAGTTTCTATCAGATTTATTGCTATTGAGCATCAATTTTACAACAGTTTTTACTCTACTGtgaggcttttattgtgaaagtctggAACTGAAGCCATAGTATGTAGCTGTGGATTTTCCTTTGAAAACTGCACCTAGATGTAATTTATTTTCAAGTTCTCTGTTTGTCGTGTAAGATACCATTATTCTGAAAGAGTGGACTAGAGACAGTGCTGCACATTGCTActaaactttattttgaaacttcTTATTCTGACCACATGACtgacttttattgtgaaggaaCCAGGGTATAAGATTTTATGAAATCATTGATTAAAAAGTGAATTTATTGATCTGACCAGAATCAATGTTTTCTGTCAATGAACAcagtttgaaaaataaaagcacacagAAAATGCTCGGTGAtcccatcaaaataaaacatgaataattTACAGAATCTTTTTACAGTGTAACACCACccagcagccaatcaggagagagaaagtgtgacatcagccgtttgggacaaattaaaataattaaggATTATTGATCTGAAGCTCCTCTTCATCACTTCTCCTCAGACAATCCTCTGTGCTCGTCTTTGTCTTGCCTCTTCTTCGCCTCCTCTGCCTTCCTCCTGCAGACCTCATAGAGGCGAAAGGCAGCAAAGGCGGTGGCGAGCAGACAGGCAGCTCCCAGGATTGACCACCagctgaaggaggaggaggaggctccCTGCAGAGAGGAAGGAGAGGACTGCGTGAGCAGGAGGTCACGTTGGACCCAAAATCAAAAGTCTGACGGTTACCTTGATGAAGCTATAGACTCCAAAACACAGGAGGATGATCACAGCAAGGATCTGAATGCAGACGGGAGGACTGGAGTCAGCTGCCATGATTGGTCCTTTTGTTAAATGTCACAAGCCAATCAGAACACCCGATTTCAGATTTAAAATCAATTTTTAACTTTACCTCTGTTTATAAAGTCTTttattgtaaaacaaaaaatcctGAAGTATGCCTTTATCCTGTGAAGtcacaggataaaaaaaaaaagttaaaggtaaaaatatgaaaacatttaTATCAATAGAAATAACAGAATTAAAaatcaaactgaagaaaaaagtcacgtaaataaataaacagattaaaaaaatctcattaaaaaTAAGAGTGCGGTGATCTCAGTGTGAACACTGGTCTGAGCGACACAGCGCAACCGAGACGTTTTTAACAGCTACTTTAAtcccacactgtaaaaaaatttCACCATCAGCTGAttacactgtaaaaacaaaaaactggttaaaactgtaaaataaatctCAAACATACATGTTTCTATGAATATATagctttttgtatttaaattaacttttatttactttcgTACATGATGAGACAGAACACTAAGTATtagttttaaacataaaaaagtaaaatatggtggttagcactgttgcctcacagcaaaaaggtcctgagttcaattctacCATCatgctggggtctttctgtgtggacacagtccaaagacatgtagtTAGTGGGGAAAAGTTAATTGGAAACAATAgttgcaaatggttgtctgtgttagcctgtgttagccctgtccagggtgtaacctgactctcgccctaagacagcgagataggctccagcaccctgcgaccctgaaaagggtAAGTGGTGAAAATAAGTAAAGATGTTTAAAATGATCTTTCCTCAGTAATATTGAACTAAAACTGATTTAATAAAACATCACAATGCAGAAGTTCTTTAAAttaatcttatttttttattgatcgactttaaacactgaaagttgtttttgtgttgacGGGGCGTTCAAGGGATCCGCCTCAGCCTCTGCTAATCCTGCACTCAGATTAATGAGGCAGTgaatgcagcacacacacacacacacacacacacacacacacacacacacacacacaggaaattaGCTGACTGAGCCTCAGTAAGAAGTTATATTTGTGATAAATTGAGCATAAAAACTGATCATCAGTGAAACTTAAAA
The Maylandia zebra isolate NMK-2024a linkage group LG7, Mzebra_GT3a, whole genome shotgun sequence DNA segment above includes these coding regions:
- the fsd1l gene encoding FSD1-like protein isoform X3 translates to MDAQKEALRRIISTLASKNEELQNFLEAVDHTLTGLQEESCKVMSDLEAELEKLNSALEEKGAELRYIIKEEKQRKEAELQKQLSEGKFALVSCEELLDFANQTLTINTEEEFLAAAKQIKERVTMAPAFRLTTRPAVSDNMSQFTVDFSAERAGLQRLHFLPVPRAPQIDASSCVVRDNTITVTWRPPGEADSGGDSSSRPIERYDLEYRKTDRDSTLRVAGEACWEKVCDIIEPQVTISGLKFDSRFIAIRVRARNKAAAGEFSEPIAIETTAYNFSFDASTAHAELKVQGDTVTWEPQGVKGHDPRLRGKENKSSSRSATPSPNKTAASRGGRDRFAGESYTVLGDEEMTNGCHYWELRPLADWKSFSVGVAYRGSLGRFDQLGKGTGSWCLHASQWLQSSLAAKHNNRAKTLDWPLPHRIGIYCDYDNGDLLFIDVDHLRLVHAFKTKFSQPLVPAFTVWCGGITIATGLQVPSFMGNFLTTNRSLSSLSP
- the fsd1l gene encoding FSD1-like protein isoform X2; this translates as MRKRSSEALRRIISTLASKNEELQNFLEAVDHTLTGLQEESCKVMSDLEAELEKLNSALEEKGAELRYIIKEEKQRKEAELQKQLSEGKFALVSCEELLDFANQTLTINTEEEFLAAAKQIKERVTMAPAFRLTTRPAVSDNMSQFTVDFSAERAGLQRLHFLPVPRAPQIDASSCVVRDNTITVTWRPPGEADSGGDSSSRPIERYDLEYRKTDRDSTLRVAGEACWEKVCDIIEPQVTISGLKFDSRFIAIRVRARNKAAAGEFSEPIAIETTAYNFSFDASTAHAELKVQGDTVTWEPQGVKGHDPRLRGKENKSSRSATPSPNKTAASRGGRDRFAGESYTVLGDEEMTNGCHYWELRPLADWKSFSVGVAYRGSLGRFDQLGKGTGSWCLHASQWLQSSLAAKHNNRAKTLDWPLPHRIGIYCDYDNGDLLFIDVDHLRLVHAFKTKFSQPLVPAFTVWCGGITIATGLQVPSFMGNFLTTNRSLSSLSP
- the fsd1l gene encoding FSD1-like protein isoform X1; its protein translation is MRKRSSEALRRIISTLASKNEELQNFLEAVDHTLTGLQEESCKVMSDLEAELEKLNSALEEKGAELRYIIKEEKQRKEAELQKQLSEGKFALVSCEELLDFANQTLTINTEEEFLAAAKQIKERVTMAPAFRLTTRPAVSDNMSQFTVDFSAERAGLQRLHFLPVPRAPQIDASSCVVRDNTITVTWRPPGEADSGGDSSSRPIERYDLEYRKTDRDSTLRVAGEACWEKVCDIIEPQVTISGLKFDSRFIAIRVRARNKAAAGEFSEPIAIETTAYNFSFDASTAHAELKVQGDTVTWEPQGVKGHDPRLRGKENKSSSRSATPSPNKTAASRGGRDRFAGESYTVLGDEEMTNGCHYWELRPLADWKSFSVGVAYRGSLGRFDQLGKGTGSWCLHASQWLQSSLAAKHNNRAKTLDWPLPHRIGIYCDYDNGDLLFIDVDHLRLVHAFKTKFSQPLVPAFTVWCGGITIATGLQVPSFMGNFLTTNRSLSSLSP
- the fsd1l gene encoding FSD1-like protein isoform X4; the encoded protein is MSDLEAELEKLNSALEEKGAELRYIIKEEKQRKEAELQKQLSEGKFALVSCEELLDFANQTLTINTEEEFLAAAKQIKERVTMAPAFRLTTRPAVSDNMSQFTVDFSAERAGLQRLHFLPVPRAPQIDASSCVVRDNTITVTWRPPGEADSGGDSSSRPIERYDLEYRKTDRDSTLRVAGEACWEKVCDIIEPQVTISGLKFDSRFIAIRVRARNKAAAGEFSEPIAIETTAYNFSFDASTAHAELKVQGDTVTWEPQGVKGHDPRLRGKENKSSSRSATPSPNKTAASRGGRDRFAGESYTVLGDEEMTNGCHYWELRPLADWKSFSVGVAYRGSLGRFDQLGKGTGSWCLHASQWLQSSLAAKHNNRAKTLDWPLPHRIGIYCDYDNGDLLFIDVDHLRLVHAFKTKFSQPLVPAFTVWCGGITIATGLQVPSFMGNFLTTNRSLSSLSP